A stretch of DNA from Maridesulfovibrio sp.:
GCTCGTGCAACGGAAGCCTGGTGATCAGTTTCTTGTCGAAATAAACTTCACCGGAAGTAGGCTTTACAACCCCTACGAGCATGTAAAAAGTAGTGGTTTTCCCGGCGCCGTTAGGACCGAGCAAACCGACAACCTCGCCTTCGCGCACGGTCAGATTAATGCCCCGGACGACCTCCTTGGGGCCGTAGCACTTGACCAGTTTTCTGGCGACAATTGAAGACATGTGACTCCTGTCTGTTGATCCGGAACGACATTATCAACGGCAGAGAGAGCCGTAGACTAGTCGGTCAGCTTCTTCGGTGTGTAAAAAATTGCTTCAATGGGCTTGTTTCCGCCGACAACTTCAGAGCGATTTTCCTTGAGATAAAACCGGATAACATTGCCCTGCACCAGATTGGCTCCGTCCTGAAGCCTCGCATCGCCTTCCATGAGTATAATCGAATCGGCGACTTTGTATGTCAGCTTTTTACAATTACCCTTGCGATTATTCATCACCACCCTGACGTTGCCGGAAGCGACAATCTCCCGAATCTTATCCTGAGTATCGGAAAGAGAATCTCCTTCCGGCCTCAGAAATGCGGTCAGTTTTTCGGAGGTAAGGGTTACATCAAGGCGGACAACCTTTACATTGCCGGAAAAGGTAATCCGGTTGCGGTTCTCGCTGAAGGTCATCTTCTCGGAAGTGATCTTGATGGGAACTTCATCGGCAGTGCCGGATTTTCTTTTCTGTGCAGGCTTCTCTGCCTTTTTCTCGGCAGGAGGATCGGCCTGAAGATAAGTGCCGTAGACATAACCGATCTTCTCGGCCTCCTTGCCTTCGGCAAGGCGGAAAACAGGATACCATTTATTCTCAATCGCACCGACAGTAACGGATTCCCCGACTTC
This window harbors:
- a CDS encoding LptA/OstA family protein, which produces MAGIDARKAEIASEKKKKEQAAVKRQNNLDAMEQAMQEILETPVSTKTMYSSAVLNVRSEPDPKSLIVGKLEVGESVTVGAIENKWYPVFRLAEGKEAEKIGYVYGTYLQADPPAEKKAEKPAQKRKSGTADEVPIKITSEKMTFSENRNRITFSGNVKVVRLDVTLTSEKLTAFLRPEGDSLSDTQDKIREIVASGNVRVVMNNRKGNCKKLTYKVADSIILMEGDARLQDGANLVQGNVIRFYLKENRSEVVGGNKPIEAIFYTPKKLTD